A DNA window from Carassius auratus strain Wakin unplaced genomic scaffold, ASM336829v1 scaf_tig00217671, whole genome shotgun sequence contains the following coding sequences:
- the LOC113101960 gene encoding uncharacterized protein LOC113101960 has translation MPTKRCYFHPDCRSTLFSLPRDGEVRDQWLKFIFNSVPQNYYPNLALCAAHFTEESFHNLREFNAGFAQRLVLKDGAVPTLKTEAVYGPQATTSQQGASSQELPTTSTLHEVGCQSDPIETETVATEIKPKMRSVGTQLSMGTLSSFHLRSKGIQATYYGHDVGTQTTDMFPDVQLSSTPVRGSVFRPSKRPRLVLDEEEESELNVEPTDSTYNPDSVVTEESELAIDPQPDHSDNKYIVFESCLRELFVSCPICKTKCVVQSRRRGTFVAFTQLCEKCNYYRQCQSQPIVGSTPLGNLLLSAATYFTGGSFKQLEKIFKAMKLQMMHFVTFRIHARNFIEPTIIHKWNQDQLNLIRQLQEGGNVAVAGDMRSDTPGHSAKFGSYTIMHMETNKILDLQLVQSNEVGGSYHMEKEGLKRCLDKLESHGLAVDYIVTDRHPQIQKYLRDRNITQFYDVWHFEKGLSKKLDKLSKMKDCEVLKKWLHSIKNHVYWSAISSESGPEKVAKWNSLQNHIQNVHVHENHLFPKCEHPDKVSRDPKKWFQPGSIALHKVEKLLYNKRVLKDIEKLSHNFQTSSLEAFHSLILRFAPKNVIFPFIGMLCRLYLAAMHYNENANREQATTTEGQAVYKFVFPKSKKGECTAKPVKIEPTYNYVDDLMSLLLHKVFVDPKPYAEELHAIPIPPPLSSQYEKPSKEEVIAQRVSRFSRGVAGPQHTVPLDQETVGGSG, from the exons ATGCCgacgaaacgctgttattttcatccggATTGCAGGTCCACTTTGTTCAGCCTTCCTAGGGACGGGGAAGTTAGGGATCAAtggttaaaatttatttttaactcggTCCCTCAAAATTATTACCCAAATCTCGCTCTCTGTGCTGCACATTTTACGGAGGAAAGCTTCCACAATCTTCGCGAGTTCAATGCAGGATTCGCCCAACGGCTtgtcctgaaagatggagcagttccaacTTTAAAAACAGAAGCTGTTTACGGGCCACAAGCT ACAACATCTCAGCAGGGTGCGAGTTCCCAAGAGCTCCCCACTACATCTACACTTCATGAAGTTGGTTGTCAGTCAGACCCTATAGAGACCGAAACTGTAGCCACAGAGATAAAGCCGAAGATGCGATCAGTGGGCACACAACTTTCAATGGGTACATTGAGCAGTTTCCACTTAAGGAGCAAAG GCATTCAGGCAACATATTATGGTCATGATGTGGGCACCCAAACAACTGACATGTTTCCTGATGTGCAGCTGTCTTCAACACCAGTAAGGGGCTCAGTCTTCAGGCCCAGTAAGAGACCTCGTCTGGTGTTAGATGAGGAAGAAGAATCAGAATTAAATGTCGAACCCACTGATTCCACATATAACCCAGATTCTGTTGTCACTGAAGAATCAGAATTGGC GATAGATCCACAGCCCGACCACAGCGATAACAAATACATTGTTTTTGAAAGCTGTCTTCGAGAGCTGTTTGTGTCCTGTCCAATTTGTAAGACAAAGTGTGTTGTCCAGAGCAGACGAAGGGGGACTTTTGTTGCATTCACCCAGCTTTGTGAAAAGTGTAACTACTACAGACAGTGCCAGAGCCAGCCCATTGTTGGGAGTACCCCACTTGGAAACCTGCTATTGTCTGCTGCAACGTATTTTACCGGTGGATCTTTTAAACAACTAGAGAAg ATTTTCAAAGCCATGAAGCTCCAGATGATGCATTTCGTAACTTTTAGGATTCATGCCAGGAATTTCATTGAGCCTACCATAATACACAAGTGGAACCAAGATCAACTGAATCTTATAAGACAGCTGCAAGAGGGAGGAAATGTTGCTGTGGCTGGAGATATGCGTTCTGACACGCCAG GACACTCAGCAAAATTTGGCAGCTACACCATTATGCACATGGAAACCAACAAAATTCTGGATCTTCAACTAGTTCAG AGCAATGAGGTTGGTGGAAGTTATCATATGGAAAAGGAGGGATTGAAGCGTTGTCTCGATAAGCTGGAGTCTCATGGTTTAGCTGTTGACTACATCGTCACCGATCGCCATCCGCAGATTCAGAAGTACCTGAGGGACCGCAATATCACTCAGTTCTATGACGTGTGGCACTTTGAGAAAG GTTTATCTAAGAAACTTGACAAACTTTCAAAAATGAAGGACTGTGAGGTGCTGAAAAAATGGTTGCACAGCATCAAAAACCATGTTTACTGGAGTGCGATTTCCTCTGAGTCTGGGCCAGAAAAGGTGGCGAAGTGGAATTCACTGCAGAACCACATACAAAATGTACATGTTCATGAGAACCACCTCTTCCCCAAGTGTGAACACCCAGACAAAGTTTCCAGGGATCCAAAAAAATGGTTCCAACCAG GATCAATAGCGCTCCATAAAGTGGAAAAGCTATTATACAACAAGAGAGTTCTCAAGGATATAGAAAAGCTCAGCCACAACTTTCAGACGTCATCGCTGGAGGCTTTCCACAGTCTGATTTTGCGTTTTGCCCCAAAGAACGTGATTTTCCCTTTCATAGGAATGTTGTGCAG GCTGTATCTTGCAGCAATGCACTATAATGAAAATGCTAACCGTGAGCAGGCAACAACAACTGAAGGACAGGCTGTGTATAAGTTCGTTTTTCCAAAGTCCAAAAAAGGGGAATGCACAGCAAAGCCAGTGAAAATAGAACCAACATACA ACTATGTCGATGACCTTATGAGCCTTCTGTTACATAAAGTCTTTGTGGACCCCAAGCCATATGCGGAAGAGCTGCATGCAATCCCCATTCCACCTCCTCTGTCATCACAGTATGAAAAACCTTCCAAAGAAGAGGTGATTGCCCAGCGTGTGTCACGATTCAGTCGAGGGGTGGCCGGACCCCAACATACTGTCCCGCTGGATCAGGAAACTGTAGGCGGATCCGGTTAA